One Heliomicrobium gestii DNA window includes the following coding sequences:
- the rpmI gene encoding 50S ribosomal protein L35 yields the protein MPKMKTHRGAAKRFKKTASGKFKAKNAFTRHILEKKSAKRKRQLRGTSVVAKEDTPKLKELLPYL from the coding sequence ATGCCTAAAATGAAAACGCACCGCGGGGCGGCCAAACGGTTCAAGAAAACCGCCTCCGGCAAATTCAAAGCCAAAAACGCCTTCACCCGTCACATCCTGGAGAAGAAGTCGGCCAAGCGCAAGCGCCAGCTCCGCGGCACCTCTGTCGTCGCCAAGGAAGACACGCCGAAGCTGAAGGAACTGCTTCCTTATCTCTAA